The sequence below is a genomic window from Polynucleobacter sp. MWH-UH19D.
AAATTTTATAAGCCGTATCAATGCTCTATCGATAAAGATGCTGACCTTCGTATTGCACACGTTGGTATTGATCGCAAAAACGCCAATATGGAAGATAGTCACTGTTGGTTTCCTTTGGGGGCTGCCAAGCAAGCAAAAAATACGGGCAGAATTGCTTCTCTATCGCCGCACTTTTATGGCTTACCCACCAATCGAAGCCAGCGACATACTTTAGAGATAGATGCTCCCATGATTTTGGAGATGTTGCGTGCTGATCATGTTGACGTAGCGGTATTAATTCCAAATTGCCCTATTTGTCATCAGAGTCAAAGTTTGTTGGCACGTTTTTTAGAGGCAGAAGGAATTTCTACGGTGGTGATGGGCGCTGCCAAAGATATCGTTGAATATTGTGGCGTGCCTAGATTTTTATTCAGCGATTTTCCCCTAGGAAATGCTGCAGCTAAGCCACATGACCCCTCATCTCGGCAGCTTAATTTTGAATTAGCTTTGCGTCTTTTAGAGGCTGCGCCAGCACCCAGAACAACCATGCAATCACCTTTGATTTGGTCTGCTGACCCGAGCTGGAAACTAGACTATTCAAATCTTGAGAGGCTCTCAAAAGAGGAGCTTACGCGACTGCGCGAAGAGGCTGAGCAGGCTCGCATTACTGCCCGTGAACTGCGCATGAAGAGCGTTGGGTCTTAAGTTTGTCTAGTGAGCGAGTAAACACACAGATCGCGTAGGGCGATAGTTGCATCATTGCTTGGAAAATCTTGAATACATTGCAATGCTAAGTCTGCTTCACGTTTAGCAGCAGTTTGCGTGTAATCAAGTGCACCAGAGTTTTGTACCGCACTTAAGATTTGCGTAAAAACGTCTTCTGGTAGATCTTGGTTTTGTTCAATTGCTGCGCGCACTAAGAGTTGCTCTGCATGCGTACCATTTTCAAGCAAATAAATTAATGGCAGAGTGGGTTTGCCCTCGCGCAAATCATCACCTGCATTCTTACCCATTTGAGCTGCGTTAGCGGTGTAGTCCAATAGGTCATCCATTAATTGAAAGGCGGTACCAATGTGCCTGCCAAATGCCGCCGCCTGTTCTCGTTGCGCATCACTGGCTTGCGCCAAAATTGCTCCGAGTTCAGTTGATGCCTCAAATAGTTTGGCAGTTTTGTAACGAATTACCTGCAGATAGCTTGCTTCGTCTACTTCAGGGTCGTTCATATTGAGCAATTGCAAGACTTCACCTTCGGCAATCGTATTGGTCGCATCAGACAGAATTTGCATGACGCGAAGATCGTTAGGACCAACCATCATTTGAAATGCTCTGGAATACAAAAAATCACCCACTAAAACGCTGGCTGCGTTGCCGAAGGCGGCATTGGCAGTTTCGCGACCGCGCCTGAGAGTGGACTCATCCACTACGTCATCGTGGAGGAGGGTGGCTGTATGGATAAATTCAACTACGGCAGCCATTTCTAGGGTGTGGGGCGTAGGTTTGCCGTTAGCCAAAGCTTTGGCAATTAACAGCAATAAAGCTGGCCTTACCCGCTTTCCACCGGCCTGAATGATGTAGGTAGAAATTTGGTCAATCAAGGCCACTTTTGAGGCTAAACGATCACGAATTACCTGGTCTAAGTCCTTGAATTCTAAGGAAACTGGTGCCAGGATTTGGCTTAGGTCATTGGTTTTGACAGTGCTCGTCATGCAAGATATAATAATCGGCTTAGCTTATCCAGGGTGGATTAGCTTAAATGTAGATATTAATTGAGGTTTCAAACCATGTACGCGGTCATAAAAACCGGTGGCAAACAGTATAAAGTTGCTGCTGGCGAAAAATTGAAAATAGAACAGATACCAGCGGAAATCGGCAGCGAAATCACTCTTGACCAAGTCCTCGCCGTTGGCGAAGGCGCTTCACTGAAATTAGGTGATCCATTGGTTAATGGTGCAGCTGTGATGGCCACTGTCGTCTCCCAAGGACGTCACGATAAAGTGACAATCTTTAAGATGCGCCGTCGCAAGCATTATCAAAAGCACCAAGGTCATCGTCAGAATTTCACTGAAATTTT
It includes:
- a CDS encoding glycine/sarcosine/betaine reductase selenoprotein B family protein, with the protein product MTKVSELVFAPEWDQPVRYIERTRNYYLGLGYGNPYVWAHYTEVPFSPLKKPLNQSVLALITTAVPYDAEKGDQGPGASYNAAAKFYKPYQCSIDKDADLRIAHVGIDRKNANMEDSHCWFPLGAAKQAKNTGRIASLSPHFYGLPTNRSQRHTLEIDAPMILEMLRADHVDVAVLIPNCPICHQSQSLLARFLEAEGISTVVMGAAKDIVEYCGVPRFLFSDFPLGNAAAKPHDPSSRQLNFELALRLLEAAPAPRTTMQSPLIWSADPSWKLDYSNLERLSKEELTRLREEAEQARITARELRMKSVGS
- the rplU gene encoding 50S ribosomal protein L21, whose product is MYAVIKTGGKQYKVAAGEKLKIEQIPAEIGSEITLDQVLAVGEGASLKLGDPLVNGAAVMATVVSQGRHDKVTIFKMRRRKHYQKHQGHRQNFTEILINTIKA
- a CDS encoding polyprenyl synthetase family protein, with product MTSTVKTNDLSQILAPVSLEFKDLDQVIRDRLASKVALIDQISTYIIQAGGKRVRPALLLLIAKALANGKPTPHTLEMAAVVEFIHTATLLHDDVVDESTLRRGRETANAAFGNAASVLVGDFLYSRAFQMMVGPNDLRVMQILSDATNTIAEGEVLQLLNMNDPEVDEASYLQVIRYKTAKLFEASTELGAILAQASDAQREQAAAFGRHIGTAFQLMDDLLDYTANAAQMGKNAGDDLREGKPTLPLIYLLENGTHAEQLLVRAAIEQNQDLPEDVFTQILSAVQNSGALDYTQTAAKREADLALQCIQDFPSNDATIALRDLCVYSLTRQT